One window of the Pseudomonas sp. S04 genome contains the following:
- the aguB gene encoding N-carbamoylputrescine amidase, with the protein MSRIVTVAATQMACSWDLEANIETAEKLVREAAGKGAQIILIQELFEAPYFCQKPNPDYLQLATRVEDNVAIKHFQKVAKELQVVLPISFYELAGRARFNSIAIIDADGSNLGIYRKSHIPDGPGYHEKYYFNPGDTGFKVWNTRYAKIGVGICWDQWFPECARSMALLGAEILFYPTAIGSEPHDKSISSRDHWQRVQQGHAGANLMPLIASNRIGNEEQDGYDITFYGSSFIANQFGEKVEELNQTEEGILVHSFDLDELEHIRSAWGSFRDRRPNLYGPLKTLDGSLES; encoded by the coding sequence ATGAGTCGTATCGTTACTGTCGCCGCTACCCAGATGGCCTGTTCCTGGGACCTTGAAGCCAACATCGAGACCGCCGAGAAGCTGGTCCGTGAGGCTGCAGGCAAGGGCGCGCAGATCATCCTGATCCAGGAGTTGTTCGAGGCCCCGTACTTCTGCCAGAAGCCGAACCCGGACTACCTGCAACTGGCGACCCGCGTTGAAGACAACGTGGCCATCAAGCACTTCCAGAAAGTCGCCAAGGAGTTGCAGGTGGTCCTGCCGATCAGCTTCTACGAGCTGGCTGGCCGAGCGCGCTTCAACAGCATCGCGATCATCGATGCCGATGGCAGCAACCTGGGGATTTATCGCAAGAGCCACATCCCCGATGGCCCTGGCTACCATGAAAAGTATTACTTCAATCCGGGCGACACCGGCTTCAAGGTGTGGAACACCCGCTACGCGAAAATTGGCGTGGGCATCTGCTGGGACCAGTGGTTCCCGGAGTGCGCCCGCAGCATGGCGCTGCTCGGCGCAGAGATCCTGTTCTACCCGACGGCCATCGGCAGCGAACCGCACGACAAGAGCATCTCCTCGCGCGACCACTGGCAGCGGGTACAGCAGGGCCATGCCGGCGCCAACCTGATGCCGTTGATCGCCAGCAACCGTATCGGCAACGAAGAACAGGACGGCTACGACATCACCTTCTACGGTTCTTCGTTCATCGCCAACCAGTTCGGCGAGAAGGTCGAGGAGCTCAACCAGACCGAAGAAGGCATACTGGTGCACAGTTTTGATCTGGATGAGCTGGAGCACATCCGCAGCGCCTGGGGTTCGTTCCGCGATCGGCGTCCGAACCTGTATGGCCCGCTGAAAACCCTAGACGGTTCCCTGGAGTCCTGA